One genomic segment of Devosia sp. includes these proteins:
- a CDS encoding iron chelate uptake ABC transporter family permease subunit, translating to MKRWKVSARLARRSFLVCVVVALAILALAVLALMTGSYQLTPLQVISALSGGESGIVHEIVVEWRLPRVVAAIIFGAALGVSGAIFQSLLRNPLADPGLIGFSDGSYTGALVVMLFINGTYLQLAAGALLGGMGTAVIVYLIAFRGGVQGFRLIIVGIGVSAMLASTNTWLILKADLNQAMSASAWNSGSLNGISWDQVLGGGTCVVLLLLLSLILSRPMRQMELGDDLAASHGIRIGQTRLALIMVGVALTATVTAASGPIAFIALVAPQIARRLTRTAGITLPPAALVGALLGLSADFAAQHAAPRPLPVGIITVMVGGGYLAWLLFIEARRRP from the coding sequence GTGAAGCGCTGGAAAGTTTCAGCGCGGCTGGCGCGGCGTTCCTTTCTCGTCTGCGTCGTCGTCGCGCTCGCGATCCTCGCCCTCGCGGTGCTCGCCCTGATGACGGGCTCGTACCAGCTCACCCCCCTGCAGGTCATCTCCGCCTTATCGGGCGGCGAGAGCGGCATTGTCCACGAAATCGTCGTCGAATGGCGCTTGCCAAGGGTGGTCGCGGCCATCATCTTCGGCGCCGCACTGGGCGTGAGCGGCGCCATCTTCCAGTCGCTGCTGCGCAACCCACTTGCTGACCCTGGCCTGATCGGCTTCTCGGATGGCTCCTATACCGGGGCGCTGGTGGTGATGCTGTTCATCAATGGCACCTACCTCCAGCTGGCCGCAGGAGCCCTCCTCGGCGGCATGGGAACGGCCGTCATCGTCTATCTCATTGCCTTTCGGGGCGGGGTTCAGGGTTTTCGGTTGATCATTGTCGGCATCGGCGTCTCGGCCATGCTGGCATCGACCAATACCTGGCTGATCCTCAAGGCCGATCTCAACCAGGCCATGTCCGCATCCGCCTGGAATTCCGGTTCGCTGAACGGCATTTCGTGGGATCAGGTTCTGGGCGGCGGCACATGCGTGGTCCTGCTGTTGCTCCTCTCCCTCATATTGAGCCGGCCAATGCGGCAGATGGAACTCGGGGATGACCTGGCCGCCTCGCATGGCATCCGCATAGGCCAGACCCGCCTGGCCCTGATCATGGTGGGCGTGGCCCTGACCGCAACCGTCACCGCCGCATCCGGCCCCATTGCCTTCATTGCCCTCGTCGCCCCACAGATAGCGCGCCGGCTCACCCGCACCGCGGGGATAACGCTTCCGCCCGCTGCGTTGGTCGGTGCCCTGCTCGGCCTCTCCGCAGATTTTGCCGCCCAACACGCCGCACCAAGGCCCTTGCCCGTCGGCATCATCACCGTCATGGTCGGCGGCGGCTATCTCGCCTGGCTGCTCTTCATCGAAGCCCGCCGGCGCCCGTGA
- a CDS encoding iron chelate uptake ABC transporter family permease subunit, whose amino-acid sequence MPRARRRVPGLVVALLVLVGLVVASMMIGPTTIAPDAVWDALVNPSDSIHHFAVRDFRLPRTVVGLAVGIALGLSGALIQALTRNPLADPGILGVHAGASFAVTVAVGMLGVRGPENYMWFAFAGALAVTLMVLALGSTRHGQSPIVMVLAGVCVGAVLGGFREALQLTNPDAFDAMRSWNAGSILGRPLDVVWPILPFLVLGSVLAFAVSGPLNALALGDDLATSHGVKLARARVLSVLAITLLAGGATAIAGPIGFVGLMVPHVARWIVGPDQRWIFAYSLLLAPSLLLASDILGRVVMRPGEIPVGIVTAFVGAPVLIALVRRKRVSGL is encoded by the coding sequence GTGCCCCGGGCGCGTCGCCGTGTCCCGGGCCTGGTCGTCGCACTTCTGGTCCTCGTCGGGCTCGTCGTGGCCAGCATGATGATCGGCCCCACGACCATTGCACCCGACGCGGTCTGGGACGCATTGGTCAATCCATCGGATAGCATCCATCACTTCGCCGTTCGCGATTTCCGGCTCCCCCGTACCGTGGTCGGCCTGGCGGTGGGCATCGCTCTGGGGCTCTCCGGCGCGCTGATCCAGGCTTTGACCCGTAATCCCCTCGCCGATCCGGGCATTCTCGGAGTCCACGCCGGCGCCTCCTTCGCCGTCACCGTCGCGGTAGGCATGCTTGGTGTCCGTGGCCCCGAAAACTATATGTGGTTCGCCTTTGCGGGCGCTCTGGCCGTGACGCTCATGGTGCTTGCCCTGGGCTCGACACGCCACGGCCAGTCGCCCATCGTCATGGTGCTTGCCGGGGTCTGCGTGGGCGCGGTGCTCGGCGGCTTCCGCGAGGCCCTGCAACTCACCAATCCGGATGCGTTCGATGCCATGCGGTCCTGGAACGCCGGCAGCATTCTCGGCCGCCCCCTCGACGTGGTCTGGCCGATACTGCCCTTCCTTGTCCTGGGGAGCGTCCTCGCCTTCGCGGTGTCCGGCCCGCTCAACGCCCTGGCGCTGGGCGACGATCTGGCCACCTCCCACGGGGTCAAACTGGCAAGGGCACGCGTCCTGTCCGTCCTCGCCATCACCCTGCTCGCCGGCGGCGCCACCGCCATTGCGGGTCCGATCGGCTTTGTCGGGCTCATGGTGCCGCACGTCGCCCGCTGGATTGTCGGCCCGGACCAGCGCTGGATTTTTGCCTACAGCCTGCTGCTCGCGCCCAGCCTGCTCCTGGCATCGGACATCCTTGGGCGGGTGGTCATGCGGCCGGGCGAAATTCCAGTGGGGATCGTCACCGCCTTTGTCGGCGCGCCGGTTCTGATTGCCCTGGTGCGGCGTAAGCGGGTCAGCGGGCTATGA